In Delphinus delphis chromosome X, mDelDel1.2, whole genome shotgun sequence, the DNA window TAAGATTGGTTATGGAGCAGCACCTAGTGAGATTTTCTTCCAAAAACTGTTTGTAGAGTTCGTCCACTTTTTTCTCCATATAACTATTAAGCATAGAATTAGAGAGGGGCTGCTTATGAAACAACAtacttttttcttgaatttcatcCCCATTCAAAAGCTTTGAGGCAGGTAATTTCTCTAGAGGTTCACTGTTGGGAGAATGACCCAATGGTACATCTACTGAAAGTAAAAGAGGACCGTTAAAAGCATCATCACGTATGTGTTCCACAAAGCAGCCGGAATCATACATGTTACCCACGTGGTCTCCTCCAATCTGCAGGTCCGGATAATTCTGGCAGATACTTGTACATGAACAAGATCGGTATAAATCTAGTTGTTTTTCATCATGTTCTCTCTTTGGAATGGGTAACGCAGCAGACACATTTCCTGGAAGGGATGCACTTTTGCATTTTGCTACAGTTACCTCAtccacagattttattttatttttatcattactttGCTCTGTTAAACTTTCTTTCatgaccttattttgattttccattttatcaggGGAAAGTGACTTGTCTTCTATATCTAAAAGCTGCTTTTTCCAAGTTTCCTTTTCATCATTTGAGGTTTTCTTACATGTAAGTGGTTTTTTGTATAGGAGTTCAATTAGGAAGGCTTCTCCAAGCATTTTATTAGACAAGGTTTCTAAAGAGAAGAGTGCAATATATTCctgtaatataaaaaaaaactcattaagGCAATGTACATTAAAATGTCTAATCAAGATTTAACTCCTACATGAAAACACAAATGATTTAGGGAGGCACTATTGCTCAAAGGATAGAGAATAGGAACAGGAGTAAGGAGACTTGGGTTCTGACTCTGTCATTAACTATTTACCATAaggtaatttatttattattcctgGGAAAATTCCTCAATTTTCCTATTAattaaatggtgataataatgctCCCCAGACTTTTTCACAAGGTTATTTTCAGGATATTATATGGtatacaaatgttttaaaagtacaaacttatacaaatgtataattattttaatatattccactgtcataaatgatttattttaaaattattagttaAAGTGCTTAACCCTTTATCTTCAAATAGTCTGCTAAAAATCAAGTCtgttttcaaggaattggtcttAACTGTGTTTTAATTAATATTGTTTGAGTCATATTGAAAACAATTACTATAccttagaatgtgtttgagagatgaatatttatatatagtttggATTTATGCAAACTGATTTAAACTATTAAGATACACACTGATTTTTCAGTAATCTAAATGCAAATAGGTTTGTCAAATTCACtaccatccttttttctttttattttctttcccttcctctcttccttccctctttccttccttctattcttttcttttggacTTAAAACTTATTTCCCAAAGCACTTATGTCAGTCTTTTGCATTAATCTTTAGTACAATTTTAAGACTTCCAATTTTCCCTATAAACTCTACAAGAGtacaaaaggaaaaagcagaTTTGATTCAAGACACAAATTTCCTTTAATAGGTCTGTAGTGTCTACTATAAATGTTTCCAGGAAACCTACTTATTCATATTTAAAGGCTTTtgagtagaaaataaaacaatacaaactAAAATACATGAGAATTTAGACTTACCTTTTCCGAATGTCAGGATACCTAAAGAAAGATTCAGTCTTCTGAGATTTCAACAGTCCAAACACAGGAAAAGTCCCTTTTGGCTTGTTTTTTCTCAGTTCTTGCTTATACCTCAGAAAGATAACTTTAACCACACAAAATGAAACAGTTCTGCTTTCCATTCATACCTTAGGGCTGAACCAGCTAATAGGAGAATAATGTGGGTTGATCACATGTATGGTATGGTAATGATCACATACTAAAAGAGGATCTTGAAAGTGTTTATTCAAGATGCAAATGAGAACGACAGTGGGAAATGTTAACAGCAATAGCTTTCTTCATTCAAATGAAGATAGAGAcaaggatattttaatttttttaagtagaaaaaagcAGTATGGTAACCAGCATATTTTGTAACactgaataattaaaaataacttaaatggCCATCAATAAGACAATGGTTAACTTATGATATATCTATTGTATGAAATACTAAACTGAGGATTTTTAATGAtggaatgatattaaaaataaggaattaCTACATAACAGTCATTCTAAATGTTCTACATATATGACttaatttaaaacagaaactattatctccattttacagaggaaaaaagacagaggaaGGTTATATACTTATTGAAGTTCACAAAGTTAGTAAATGGTGGAACTAGGATTTGCACCAAGCAATTGGATTCAGAATCCATACTCAATCACTACACGATATTGCCGCTATGTTTATTGATGGAATGCAAGTTGCAGAACCATATAAACAGTACGATTCCatcatgtgttgtgtgtgtactATGTGCCAAACTCTTTTCTAAATAATTCACATATACTAATTTAATCCTGTTAACatctatataaaacagatatgATAATTACCATTTAtctatgaagaaactgagggacaGAAAAGCTAGATAAGATGTCCAATATCACACAGTTCTAAGTGGTAGACTCTGGGTTAGAACCCAGGCAACCTGGCTTTAAATACTGTGTGCTTAACTTTCTTGCtacaacagatttttttctcccttttaattgACTTAATATATGTAATCATGTttgtggaaaagaatacaaatcaaACTGTTAACCGTGGTTTCCTCTGGGAGGGGGTTGGCAGGGAGAAGTTGAagggttaattttattttttactccctATACTTCTATACGGTTTGAATTATTCTACAATGCACATGTATTCGTGTATTATTTACATGATTGAAAAATTGTCCACATatataaaaggacaagaaaaaaacaatgttaatttctttgaatgtattttctcaatctcaCAGGAGTTTGACCCATTCTTTAGAATGATTTTAAACCCAGATACAAACTGCCAAAGTAGATTGGAAAGCATGAACAAAATTTCTACATAGTTGATGCTTTCAGCTATAATTATCAATACAgcttttgttttacaaataattatttcaaaatagttatCACAAACATCCTACAGAATAGGTTAATTCTAATTTTGTATACCATACCAACCACTTTTTCTTAGGTTGTCAAAGACAACCTCTTGTAAGAAATAGTGTATTAATTTAGCATGGATGCGAGGGAATGGCTCacagcaaaatgagaaaatatttcacaacCCCACACCAGAAAGATAATGGAaacaattgtaaaaaaaaaaatagatttttctacCACTGCTATCACAAAGGAATagtaaaagaaaatggagatCTCAAATTGTTTCTAACCTAAACTCCTTCACTTGTTACACCCCATTTCCTATGCCTTACTCATCTCTATATCTGGCTGATCCAAATTTTAGCAGTCCTCTGTCCTAAATATCTCTGACTTTCACTACTGTCATTTTGTTATTGGATTCTGCAGCTGCTTCCAATCTTGCCCCCTTTCAAATCCAGTTGACATGTTAGATTTATCCACCTTTTGCACAAACATGCTAAGTCCTTCAATGGCTTCTAATGGATTAATAATAAGAATAGATACAATATGTTGAGTGTCTCATAAGTGAAAGATGCTTTTAGGCAACATCTGCACTTATTTAATCTTCTCAGCAAATCTGCAAGTCATGATTTTCTatgtttttacaaaacagaaaacaacctgGAAAATGCTAAAAATCAAAAATCTAACATGAAACCTAAAGGTCTATGTGCTTTTCCCTGTTTACTTTCTTAACCTCTATTCCTCCACTTGCTCCCCAAAGTTGCAATTACCATGTTGCTTCATGACTTTTCCTTCTACTTAAAATTCCTTTATTCTTATAACTACCTTGCAAATTATACATCCTTCAGGTCAATTTAGCACTCATTTCTTCAGATCCCTCAAGTGCCTTGACCCACCTAGCCTGGTTTAGATTTTTCTACAATGCATTTACCTCATCTCATCAGTTATCACTCTCGGAGTTCCTTGAAggtaaatgttttttttcttattcatattaATGTGTTTGTTTCCAAGCAGCATGCAAAGAGTCTGGCACTTATTATCAtcaataattattatcattttctgAACTACCTGCTTGTCAGACCATATGCTAAACACTTTTACACACTCagttcatttactcctcacagaTGATGCTGTCATGTAGGCATCACCTTTCTCACTTTAACAACAGAGAAACTGACATTCAGGGGAAATAATTTGCCCGAGACCCATAGTTACGAAGTGGAATCCAAATGTGCCTAACGCAAAAGCTGGTTCTGAGGTTTTTTGGCACCTCACTCTCAATTTTCATTACCCATTTTTGGCAAAGCCAAAAAATCCTGTAAATATTATCCTGATCTTCAACTactggaaaatattaaaatgagaataaaggtTGGAATACTGAGCTACAAAGGTATTGAAGGGAAAAGGGACATTAAAATGCGAGGTCATCTTTTTACACAGGGGGAGAGGAAGTGCTAGGACAGTCAGGGACTATTGCACCCACTAGCACACAAACCAAAAGGTTAATTCCCAGAAGGAAGGGGTGCCCTGCAAAGCACATCCtcgagaaggaggaaagaaaaagttaaaaaaattgctaTGGTGGTCCAGTCCCGTCCAGGTAAGCATTGGCACCCTTTGCTCTGTTCCTACAAACCCAAGCAACGtgagttttaatttatttgttttcttcacacttcattttatgttttggtcATTTTCTCCCTCAGGTGTCTTGGCCCTTCATTCGTGGCCGCCTTTGCCAAGCACTCACCACCATTCCTAAGCAAGGAGGTGGGAGAATGGGCAGCAGGAATGCAGAGTCCTTTGGCTCTTCCTGCCACTCCTCCCGTGAGCCGTGCAGATGAAGGGAGAAAAGAGGCCTTAACTAGAGTTTATCCTCCTTGAGAGTTCAGCCCCTCCCCACAGGCCGGGCTAGGTGGGGGGTGCTATAGCCTCCTAGTCACTAGGCGCCCAGAGTTCCCAGAATGGGCGATCGCTTGCGCCACAAGGGCACTTGTTTACCAGCCAATCCTGAGCGCAGGGCCCCTGGCGCTTAGCAACAGCCCTGGAGAAGGGCCGGGCGTTGGGACACAGCTTCTAGCATTGGTGAGCAGGACGCAACGGTGAAGTGGCTGACTCCGGGTTACTTCTGCAAAGTAGCCTCGGAGTGAAAACAATGAGCTCCGTTAAAATCTATTACACCAGCGTGTTAGGGTGTAGGGAGGTGagtggaaagagaaagggcctcagCAGGCAAAAAGGACTAAAGTGAAGAAATTCCAGTTGGGGACTTCAGGATTGTGCTAAGACATTACCATCCCCTTCATGCCTTTCATTGTTCAGCTCCCTCCTCTAGGTTTTCGGGGTGGGAGGTGCAGGGGAGAATAGAGAATGTGGTTAACACCCTCACTCAGTTTGTGCTCTAAGAACTGATTGATCTTGGAGGTTTCTGTGTCTTGAGCTCAACTTCAGGGCTTCCAATAATTTTATGGATGTTTCAAATGGAAGAGGTAAAGAAACTTGTTTAGGATGAGAGGGGGGAAATGCCAGTGAGTGAATGGCCAAAATCTTCAGAGAAGTCTGGGCAAcgccaaaaagaaaaactgtttaatTTCAAAGAAGAAGGTGTATTTGCATAGATCAGACATTTCTTAGCTTAATTAGAGCTTAGATGAATTATTTTGACCAAGATGTAGGAAATATTATAGAACAATGTTTTCCAACAGCAATATATTGTGAGCcgcatatgtaattttaaattttaagtagccacttttaaaaaagatgagattaattttaatagatttcaTTTAACACAAAATAGACTAAATGTTATCAAtgcaacatataatcaatatagaaatagaaatattatatattattttttcatattaagtccTCAAAATTCAGTATGTGTTTTGCATTTATTACACGTTTCATTTTGGACTGGCCATGCTTCAAGTGCCcagtagtcacatgtggctagtggttatCACATTAGACAGCTCAGTTATAGAGCTGGCTAAAAATGGCTAAAACTTTCATTCAGCAAAGTTTTTGGAGAAGCATGAAAACTGATTTGTAATTGATTATATATGGTTGACAAACATTCATCACACTCCTGCTGTGTGTCAGATACCATGATAGGTGTGAGGAATGAGATTTGATCTCAGCCTAGAAAGAGTGGTTTGCTTTTCATAAAGCCTCATCAGGTAGATTAGGGATTTCAACTGGGTACTAAGAAACAATAGCAAGaagtagtttaaaaaagaaaattatgggccATTtgactagtttttttttaaacaatgtgaaTTATGTTATTGGATATGTTACTGAGTCTGTAAGAGGGAGTGAAATCCATAAGGACTACAGTGGATGGAGTAAAGGACTCACCCAAGTGTTGATCTGTGTCACTCAAACTGTAACATAAAAATAATCTAGAGGGTGTATTAAAACATTCCTGAGACCCACTCCCAGAGATTTTGACTCTGTAGTTTTGGGGTGAGGTAAGCCTGATGCTGCTAGTATTATGAACCACACTCAGATTGGCACTGGTCTAAGCAACTGTTCTTCTCTTAATGGGTTCCtctgaaaaggttttaaaaaaccACTATAAAAATGTGAAAGTCACATGCACCATgcttttgcaattttaaaaacgAATGAgcctcagaaagtgaaaatgttGCATTTGGGAATTTCAGAAATTTCTCAGCAGTTGGAAATAAGCAGGGTTTTCCAAGCATGACCAGATTATATTTTCAAGTCATCAAACAAAAAGCCTACTCACATGCACTTTCACAGAAATCCTATTTGAATAAACTGGGGTTTGTACTTGTCAAAATGCTTTCACGTAAGTTTTCTAAGTCTAACATCACAGGTTTTATGTGACAAAAATGCCCAAGACTGTCATATGAAAATGTAGAAACCTCAAAGTTTAATACTTATGTTATAGCCATTAACAAAAAgttgtaattataaaatatgcttaAAAGATAACCAACTATTACAATTTTACTTTAGCGGTAATCTGTGTTTTGGGGGAAAAGACGATGTGGGGAAATACAGTACAGTAACAGATGACATAAATCTAACTGTTCATATGAGAGGACATAGCAAGAACTGGCCACTTTTATCCACGcacatatttgtaattttaatcccctggtgtatttattaattttgtctcATGGATTATCTCTAAATTTAGGCATAGTCTgtgattatagttttattttattgtttatttaagtatagttgatttacaataatatattagtttcaggtgtacagcatagtgattcagtattttttttttttttgtggtaggcgggcctctcactgttgtggcctctcctgttgcggagcacaggctccggacgcgcaggctcatcggccatggctcacaggcctagccactccgcggcatgtgggatcttgccggaccagggcacaaaccagtgtcccctgcagtggcaggcagactctcaaccactgcaccaccagggaagccccatgattcagtatttttatacattatactccattaaatgtTATTGCAAGTTAAttgctataattccctgtgttataatttcttgttacttatctattttatagagtggtatgtatttcttaatcccatacccctaatttgcccctcccccttccctctcccaggtggtaaccactagtttgttttctatatctgtgagtctgtttctgttttgcgtatttattttatctgtattattttttagattacacatatgattgatatcatacagtatttggcttttctgtctgagttatttcacaaaccataatattctctaggtccatccatgttgctgaaaatggcagaatttccttctttttatggctgagtaatattccactgtgtttatatctatatatttatatatctacatatatatatatatatatgccacattttttacattcatctgatgatggacatgggttgcttccatatcctgtctattgtaaatagtgctattatgaatattggggtgcatgtatcttttcatattagtgttactcttttttttcaggatatatacctaggagtggaattactggatcatgtggtagttatatttttagttgtttgaggaaactccatactgttttccatagtggctgcagcaatttacattcccaccaacaatgtatgagggttcctttttctccatatcctatCCAACAAtggttatttgtagactttttgaatggccattctgacaggtgtgaggtaatatctcattattttgatttgcatttctctaataattagttatgttgagtataatttcatgtgcctgttagccatctatatttcttcttaggaaaaatgtttattcaggtcttctgcccactttttgatagGATTGTTTGGGATTttcgtttcattttttttggtattgagttgtatgagctgtttatatggaATGTTAACCTCTTGTTCgtcataccatttgcaaatattttctcacattctgtaggttgccttctaattttgttgatgatttcattttctgtagaaaagatttcagtttcattaggtccaatttgtttatttttgcttttatttcttttgctttaggagacagatccaaaaattaTTGCtatgatttgtgtcaaagagtgttccacctatgttctcttctaggagttatatggtttcaggtcttgtgtttaggtctttaatgtattttgaggttatttttgtatttggtgttagagaatgttttaatctcgttgttttacatgtggctgtccagttttcctggcactaccttttaaagagactgtcttttctccattgtatgttcttgcctcctttgtcatagattaattgaccataggtgtgtaactttatttctgggctctctgttctgttccattgttctaggTATCTGTTTTTGTTCAtgtacaatactgttttgattactgtaactttgtagtatagtctgaagtctgggagggtgatacctccagctttgttcttttctcaggattgcttttgcaattctgggtcttttgtgtttccataaggATTTTAGGATTACTCTAATTCTctgaaaaaatgtcatgggtattttgatagtgaTTTCCTTAAATCTTTAGATGTTTGGGGTAGTATGTCagtttaaacaatattaattcttccaatccaagagcacaggatatctttccatttccttgtatCACCTTCAACTTCCCTCATCaatttttctagttttcagtgtataggtctttcacctccttgattaagcttattcctacgtattttattatttttgatgcaattatttgaattttattttatttatttttttatacagctggttcttattagttatctactttataaatattagtgtatatatgtgaatcccaatctcccaattcatcccaccaccaccaactccAGCCCCCACCctactttcctcccttggtgtccatacacttgttctctacatctgtgtctctatttctgccttgcaaactggtttatctgtatcatttttctagattccacatatatacattaatatatgatatttgtttttctcttcctctttctgacttacttcactctgtatgacagtttataggtccatccacatctctacaaatgacccaattttttctttttatggctgagtaatattccattgtatacatctaccacatcttctttatccattcatctgttgatgggcatttaggttgcttccatgacctagctattgtaaatagtgctgcaatgaatattggggtgcatgtgtctttttgaattatggttttctctgggtatatgtccagtagtgggattgctgggtcatatggtaattctatttttagttttttaaggaccctccatactgtcctccatagtggctgtatcaatttacattcccaccaacagtgttagagggttccctttcctccacaccctctccaatatttgttgtttgtagattttctgatgatgcccattctaactagtgtgaggtggtacctcattgtagttttgatttgcatttctctaatgattaatgatgttgagcgttctttcatgtgtttgttggaagtctgtatatcttctttggagaaatgtctatttaggtcttctgcccatttttgtattaggttgtttttttctttttgatactgagctacaagacctgtttatatattttgcagattaatcctttgtccattgattcatttgaaaatattttctcccattctgagggttgtcttttcatcttggttatggtttcctttgctgtgcaaaagctttcaagtttcattaagtcctattttttaatttttgtttttaatttccatttctataggagatgggtcaaaaaggatattgctgtgatttatgtcatagagtgttctgcctatattttcctctaagagttttatagtgtctggccttacatctaggtctttaatccattttgagtttatttttgtttatggtgctagggagtgttctaatttcattcttttacatgtagctgtccagtttccccagcaccacttatttaagagactgtcttttttccattgtgtatccttgcttcctttgtcacagattagttgactgtaggtgcatgggtttatctcttgacttcctatcctgttccattgatctatatttctgtttttatgccagaaccatattgtctttattactgtagctttgtagtatagtctgaagtcagggagtttgattcctctagctccatttttttccctcctgtctTATTcatgaatttagaggaaaggctttcaacttttcacccttgagtatgatgttggctgtgggcttgccATAAAAGGTCTTTAATATATTGAGATATgtccttctatacccactttgatgagtGTTTTTTtgatcatgaatggatgttacattttttcaaatgttttttctgcatctgttgagatgatcatgtgatttttatccttccttttgttaatgtagtgtatcacattgattgatttgcaaatgttgagCCACCCTTGTCATGATGGAAAGAATCCAACTTGACCATGTTGTATGATCTTTTTATATACTGTTGGagtcagtttgctaatattttgttggggattttgacatctatattcatcaaagattttggcctgtaattttcttttttcgtagtgtctttgtctcgttttggtatcagaatgatggtggcctcatagaatgaatttgggagtgttcagtcttctttaattttttggtacagtttgagaaggataggtattagttcttctttatatgtttgatagaattccacAGTGAAGCCATCCAGCCTTGGACTTTTGTTGAtgggagtttgttttttttttattacaaatccAATTTCACTATTAGTGATCAGTCTTTTcaaattgtttctttcttcttgattcactcttgtcaggttgtatgtttctagaaatttgtccatttctttgaagttgcccatttgttggcatatagttgttcatagtattcttttattaattttttgtatctttgtggtatcagttgttatttgtcctctgtcatttattttgttaattttaaccctccctcttttcttcttgttgagcCAGCCTGAAGGtatatcaatttcgtttatctttttttaaaaaaaaaagcagcacttGGTGTCATTGATGTTTTCTATTGccttttttgtttcaattttatttatttcctctctgatctttattactttctttcttctgctgaatttgggctttatttcttcttattattctaatttttaggTGATAGttcaggttgttcatttgagatttttcttgttttgtggaaggcctgtatagctgtaaacttccctcttagaactgcttttgctgcaatccatagattttggagtgttgtgtttccattttcacttgtcttgaggtattttctgattttctctttgatttcatcattgacccattggttttctA includes these proteins:
- the TASL gene encoding TLR adapter interacting with SLC15A4 on the lysosome — protein: MLGEAFLIELLYKKPLTCKKTSNDEKETWKKQLLDIEDKSLSPDKMENQNKVMKESLTEQSNDKNKIKSVDEVTVAKCKSASLPGNVSAALPIPKREHDEKQLDLYRSCSCTSICQNYPDLQIGGDHVGNMYDSGCFVEHIRDDAFNGPLLLSVDVPLGHSPNSEPLEKLPASKLLNGDEIQEKSMLFHKQPLSNSMLNSYMEKKVDELYKQFLEENLTRCCSITNLMASNLLMNNVNQISLQISQEQNTEASKAREFLLHSLARCNPCNISHGNSSEFSTPNLQISNQRSRELVLHLQ